GTTATTTGAGCCCGTACCACCGTCACTTTTTACCATTGCACTGCAAGAAACCAGTTTTGTTTCCATCACCATGTTATCAACATCCCCAGTACTCTTACGGAGAGAATTGCTTCTTTGTTTCTTATtcgcatggctagggtatggaactctgtCCCAaagtcagtgtttcctaattcttagaacctgggcatctttaagaagagagtgaataggcatcttctaggcaagcacatTTAActttaggccacatctacacataccatcaggtgatattgtggTCAAGTGTTagcttatttaatataataataataataaaacttattaaatacctatgtatattataaaaatatttgttaattagACATTTCTTATTTTTCAGAATCACAGTTAGACGGAGAAATAGTACTAGCCATTGACATTAACACCATAGCAAATGAAGTTTATGCTTACAACTTCCCAGAAACAACTATTTCAAATCGAAATATTCAGTCACTGACTTCTAAGGAAATAGAGAACCTTGATGTGAACACAGTGTTAATGTCTCCACCTTGTCAACCATTTACAAGGAATGGTAAATGCTTGGATGAAAATGATCCAAGAACCAACTCgtttatatacttaataaacTTACTTATCAAATTGCATAAAATTGAGTACATATTAATGGAAAATGTCAAGGGTTTCGAGAGTTCAACTGTAAGGAATTTATTTATAGAGTCATTAAAGACATGTGGTTTTATATATCAGGAGTTTCTTCTCTGTCCCTCCCAAGTTGGCGTCCCAAATTCTAGATTAAGATATTATTGTATTGCAAGAAGACATGTATCACAATGGCAATTTAAAACAAAGGAAGAGATTGTAAGTTTGTTATTAATGTTGTCTTTGTGAAATATTTACTATACTCACCTTTGCATCCTGTTTAGTTTTCTTTAGTAATATTGAAAGACATGTTATTGCTTAAAGTATAAATTTCTTGAGCACAAATACTTATTAAGTAAACCCACACTCGAAAGAGCATGTTAAGCTGTCAATTTTGGTTGTTAACAAAAGTGGTTGTCaaattgaacattatcattctaaatcatattttttcattataaaataaagtaacaaaTTACTTCACTTCTTAAAATTTCAGATCAAAAGTCTCCCTCACAAATATAGTCTTCCTTATACCTTGGAGGATATATTACAGAAGGATATACAGCATGATATGTATTTACTGAATGAGAAGATGTTAAAAAGAGCTAATATATTGGACATTTGCTACAAGCATTCCAGAAGGTCTTGTTGCTTCACCAAAGCCTACACACATTACTTAGAAGGAACAGGATCAGTTTACACCAATTCAAATGAGGATAAAGTTGAAAAATGCTACAAAATAGCAAATACATTTGACGTAGGCAGTGAAAAGTTTGTACAATCATTAAAAGAACTAAATTTAAGATTCTTTACACCCAGTGAAGTTGTTAGGCTAATGTGTTTTCCACAAAACTACACTTTCCCAGAAAATGTAACAATAAAACAGTGTTACAGGCTACTGGGTAACAgtgttaatattaaagttataagtgaacttttgaaaatattatttgaataataattaaatgatttgtattaagtttatttcctgtcttaaaattaaaaaaattatgaaacatCAGTAAAATTACTATATTACAGGGGACCACTTTTAATATGTGATATTATCAACCACATAAAGCTTTAAAAAGCTCATAATCACTGGAAAACCAGCATTCTAATGGGAAAAAACTACATCCAAATTGTTTTAGCCATTTAAGTGATATGGTGCCCTTACAGACAGCATATACAAGCATTCAAAGttcatttcatattatttcaATGTCTATTTTACAATTTAGCACAAATTTATTAAGCAAAGAACtgtgttattatcattaaaagaGGTTGgtaagaataaataattatattacataatacattgagaTACAAGAACCTTAAACTACATAGTGCCATTACTAAGAGCCTTTTGGGCTCTCTTTTTAGCTCTAAAATTGAGAACTCTTGTTCTAAGCATCACAGCGAGAGATGAAACTAGGCCTATTATAAAAGACCAAATTGTAAATTTCCAATAAGCCCTCTCTTCTAAATATGCCACTCTATCACAGCTGCAACAAaagaatgtattattttaattcattcttctattaaattaatattatccaGATTTATGCAAACATAGAAATACATCCAAATGTATAATGAAGGGGAGTCTGTCTGTCTTATACCTTTTATTACTGTGTATTATGAACCAactttgatgaattttggtatcaGAGATAATTTATTTGGTACATAACATAGGTCACTTTATTATCTCAGAAAAATCCTTGTTAGTACACAGATTCCTCAAAAAACAGGATTTTATGTCAATGAAATTGTGTGCTCAAATTAGATCATTAAAAATTTCAGTATAATATGGTTGCAGGTAGTTTTTACAAATTgtattagattataatattgtgGGTGGTTGAATTCTCAACTGAATAGACTCCCTATAGTCTGGCcagtttgttgataacactcccatgatatgcgggcgacgggcggaaagtgACGGCGCGTAGGGAAGTGACGTGTATCAgacgtgggttttcattcatcgctacatgccccccgccccgcgcgcaacatcgggagtgttacgaacgaagccGCCAAGCTATAGGCTGTTCATTTCATGTAGGCTGAGTGTATTGTTGTGTGAGTCTCGTGAAGAGCTTACTAAAGAAATGATCCTATGAAGTAAGGTCTTatagaagagccgtgatagcccagtggatatgacctctgcctccgattccggagggtgtgggttcgaatccggtccggggcatgcacctccaacttttcagttgtgtgcattttaagaaattaaatatcacgtgtctcaattggtgaaggaaaacatcgtgaggaaacctgcataccagagaattacctgaattctctgcgtgtgtgaagtctgccaatccgcattgggccagcgtggtggactattggcctaacccctctcattctgagaggagactcgagctcagcagtgagccaaatatgggttgatgacgaaaaacGAAACGAGTGTATTGTTATCTCACTTAAGGTTGAACCACCTGGCATATTGAAAGTCGGCCCAAatgttgtaattataatatactctTTGGTCTACCCTTTTAAGATGACAGACCATagctaactattattattaacatacctTCTTGTTACTGTTTCACCATTTTGACAtttcaatatttctttaaaacttGTATGAATGCATACTCCAATACTCTTACTTCGAATTTCAAAATCTGAaacattttgttacaataaaaagatttttattttacccaTCAAATATTACACATATTTTTAAGTACATAAGTAATTGTATCAAatgagtttttttattgtttttcagaCATATTCAGAGTAATAAAATCTTTGGCCACAATCTTTTAGCAATATAGATAATACTCTATGTATAAAATTCAAATCTGTATCAATCTATTTTCTCAAGTGTTTGTAGTTGAATTTTgaatgtctgtttgtttgtccagtCTAATTGTTGAAacagctgaaccaattttgatggcACTTTCATTGGAATATAGAACAGGTTATTGAGTAGAGAGACagatatcttagcattccatggattcacagtgCAGGCACCAGGTCCAtagtgtggcagagagaaaagcTCTGAGCAgagccctggacttgtgaccaatgggtaTAC
The DNA window shown above is from Bicyclus anynana chromosome 15, ilBicAnyn1.1, whole genome shotgun sequence and carries:
- the LOC112051751 gene encoding protein JTB, with amino-acid sequence MIETCSKRCMLLGTILMGVLTIVVLILESHLADTLSGSQRRNKTFPTENNSTCWIHQPYTVISECHPCSDFEIRSKSIGVCIHTSFKEILKCQNGETVTRSCDRVAYLEERAYWKFTIWSFIIGLVSSLAVMLRTRVLNFRAKKRAQKALSNGTM
- the LOC112051749 gene encoding tRNA (cytosine(38)-C(5))-methyltransferase translates to MHRILELYSGIGGMHCAWKESQLDGEIVLAIDINTIANEVYAYNFPETTISNRNIQSLTSKEIENLDVNTVLMSPPCQPFTRNGKCLDENDPRTNSFIYLINLLIKLHKIEYILMENVKGFESSTVRNLFIESLKTCGFIYQEFLLCPSQVGVPNSRLRYYCIARRHVSQWQFKTKEEIIKSLPHKYSLPYTLEDILQKDIQHDMYLLNEKMLKRANILDICYKHSRRSCCFTKAYTHYLEGTGSVYTNSNEDKVEKCYKIANTFDVGSEKFVQSLKELNLRFFTPSEVVRLMCFPQNYTFPENVTIKQCYRLLGNSVNIKVISELLKILFE